Proteins from one Mucilaginibacter jinjuensis genomic window:
- a CDS encoding SDR family NAD(P)-dependent oxidoreductase codes for MENTGKWALITGGTSGIGKELAKLFAKDGYNLLIVARDQGELDSTAAELGSSGTQVKTIAKDLSKMEEAKALCDEVNLPIDVLVNDAGQGVYGLFTDNELERELGIIHLNICSTVILTKHFLKEMVSRGEGKILNLGSVAGKLPGPWQAVYHATKAFVLSFTTAVREEVKDSGVTLTALMPGATDTDFFNKAGMQESKVVQDKDALSNAADVAKDGYEALMAGKDRVIAGFKNKLEVNAANLMPDSAVAHQMYEQQKPVEQGQQHN; via the coding sequence ATGGAAAACACAGGAAAATGGGCGCTGATAACCGGCGGGACAAGCGGTATCGGCAAAGAACTGGCAAAGCTGTTTGCAAAAGATGGTTACAACCTGCTCATCGTAGCACGTGATCAGGGTGAGCTCGACAGCACCGCAGCTGAACTTGGTTCATCGGGAACACAGGTCAAAACTATTGCTAAAGATCTTTCTAAAATGGAAGAAGCGAAAGCGCTTTGCGATGAAGTGAACCTCCCGATAGATGTATTGGTAAACGATGCCGGTCAGGGAGTTTACGGATTATTTACAGATAACGAGCTGGAACGCGAACTGGGGATCATCCACCTGAATATCTGCTCGACCGTCATCCTGACTAAACACTTTCTAAAAGAAATGGTATCCCGTGGTGAAGGTAAAATCCTTAACCTGGGATCAGTAGCCGGGAAGCTTCCGGGTCCGTGGCAGGCGGTGTATCATGCCACCAAAGCATTTGTGCTTTCATTTACCACGGCGGTCCGTGAAGAGGTAAAAGACAGCGGCGTAACGCTGACTGCCCTGATGCCAGGTGCAACAGATACCGATTTCTTTAACAAGGCGGGTATGCAGGAAAGTAAAGTTGTACAGGACAAAGATGCACTTTCCAATGCAGCGGATGTAGCCAAAGATGGTTATGAAGCACTGATGGCAGGCAAAGACCGCGTCATCGCAGGTTTCAAAAATAAACTGGAGGTAAATGCTGCCAATTTGATGCCAGACAGCGCCGTAGCACACCAGATGTACGAACAACAAAAACCGGTAGAGCAAGGACAACAACACAACTAA
- a CDS encoding DUF6496 domain-containing protein, with product MAKYSEKAQDKVHKALREEKEGTLKSGSGKKVTSKKQAIAIGLSEARKAGAKAPKKKD from the coding sequence ATGGCAAAATATTCAGAAAAAGCACAGGACAAGGTCCATAAGGCTTTACGCGAGGAAAAAGAAGGCACCTTGAAAAGCGGAAGCGGAAAAAAAGTAACCAGTAAGAAACAGGCTATCGCCATCGGTTTGTCAGAAGCCCGTAAGGCAGGCGCTAAAGCACCCAAAAAGAAAGACTGA
- a CDS encoding SDR family oxidoreductase: MEDDKKMTRRQVVTGLGATLAAAAVSPVLAGPPTNNHNNSMEAKISDPTTLHPKPPFRSQPQPWPGLQSKMDPVPDCGETSYKGSGRLQGRKALITGGDSGMGRAAAIAYAREGADVAINYYPSEEQDAQEVIALIKKEGRKAIAIPGDLRSENFCKSLVQKALAGLGGLDIIVNNAGRQQSINSIVDVTTEEFDSTMKTNIYAPFWIIREALPHLPPGSAIIGTTSEQAYDPSPDLYAYAQTKAATMNYVKSLAKQLGPKGIRVNGVAPGPIWTALQISGGAQPEKQQMFGSWTMLGRPGQPAELASIYVQLAAADASFASGQVYGSSGGVGQP, translated from the coding sequence ATGGAAGACGATAAAAAAATGACCCGGCGCCAGGTGGTGACCGGTTTAGGCGCGACGCTTGCGGCAGCGGCAGTATCACCCGTCTTGGCGGGACCACCGACAAACAATCATAACAACAGTATGGAAGCAAAAATCAGCGATCCAACCACCCTGCACCCTAAACCACCGTTTAGAAGCCAGCCCCAACCCTGGCCGGGATTGCAAAGCAAAATGGACCCGGTTCCGGATTGTGGTGAAACAAGTTATAAAGGCTCAGGCCGTTTACAGGGTAGAAAAGCACTCATTACAGGCGGCGACTCCGGCATGGGACGTGCAGCAGCCATTGCCTATGCCCGCGAAGGTGCCGATGTGGCGATTAATTATTATCCATCGGAGGAACAGGATGCACAGGAAGTGATCGCGCTGATCAAAAAAGAAGGCCGTAAAGCGATAGCCATTCCGGGCGACCTGCGCAGCGAAAATTTTTGCAAGTCATTGGTTCAAAAAGCGCTTGCCGGTTTAGGTGGGCTGGATATTATCGTAAACAATGCAGGCCGTCAGCAATCCATTAATTCGATAGTGGACGTTACGACGGAAGAGTTTGATTCGACCATGAAAACGAATATCTACGCTCCGTTTTGGATCATTCGCGAAGCCTTGCCGCATTTGCCGCCAGGATCAGCCATCATCGGCACAACTTCTGAACAGGCCTACGATCCTTCGCCCGATCTGTATGCCTATGCACAAACCAAAGCCGCGACGATGAACTATGTAAAATCGCTGGCCAAACAGTTAGGGCCAAAAGGCATCCGCGTAAATGGCGTAGCGCCAGGCCCGATCTGGACGGCCTTGCAGATCAGCGGCGGGGCACAGCCCGAAAAGCAGCAGATGTTCGGCAGCTGGACGATGTTGGGCAGGCCGGGACAACCCGCTGAGTTAGCATCGATTTATGTACAACTGGCTGCTGCCGATGCAAGCTTTGCCAGTGGGCAGGTTTACGGTTCATCAGGAGGCGTAGGACAACCATGA
- a CDS encoding DUF4142 domain-containing protein, producing MRKAILLILLGFGAVAKAQIPQPDPDTTAKHFLIVASIKNLQEVSSGQIAIQKASRPDVKAFGRMMVKDHGDAEQQLLQLAKSRGISLPSAATGGLQPDLNLKNAGSNFDQLYVHGMVSGHENAVEVFQNYAVNGKDPAVRAWAQQMLPTLKHHLEEIKTISKQL from the coding sequence ATGAGAAAAGCGATTTTATTGATCCTGCTGGGTTTTGGCGCGGTTGCCAAAGCCCAGATCCCTCAACCCGACCCGGATACGACTGCGAAACATTTTCTGATCGTAGCCAGTATTAAAAACCTGCAGGAAGTAAGTTCGGGACAGATTGCCATACAAAAAGCGTCCCGGCCCGATGTAAAAGCTTTCGGAAGGATGATGGTTAAAGATCATGGCGATGCAGAACAACAATTGTTGCAGCTTGCCAAAAGCAGGGGTATTAGCTTACCTTCTGCAGCTACGGGTGGGTTACAGCCGGACCTGAACCTGAAAAATGCCGGGAGCAATTTTGATCAGTTGTATGTACACGGTATGGTGAGTGGCCATGAAAATGCAGTAGAGGTGTTCCAGAACTATGCCGTCAATGGCAAAGACCCGGCGGTGAGGGCCTGGGCGCAGCAAATGCTTCCTACGCTAAAGCATCATTTGGAGGAGATTAAAACAATTAGCAAACAACTTTAA
- a CDS encoding NADP-dependent oxidoreductase — MKAVRIHEFGSPEVLELEDIAIPQPAADEVLIKVYASAVNPVDQKIVAGEAQEKFPTKFPLTIGWDVSGVIEQAGNQVRNFSIGDEVYGRPFPTINGAFAEYLVIKADQIALKPKSIDHVNAAAVPLAGLTAWQGLFKFGKLEKGQRVLIHAASGGVGSFAVQFAKWKGAYVIGTGSGENLSFIKQLGADEAINYKEESFEEKVSDIDLVFDLIGKDTQQRSLQVIKPGGRLITTIMPQFKDEAKKKQIQLAGFTAQSYPEDLEQIADLIDQGIVNPVVSSVLSLEGARKAEMLSAEGNTRGKIVIKVV; from the coding sequence ATGAAAGCAGTAAGAATTCATGAATTTGGCAGCCCCGAGGTATTGGAGCTGGAAGATATAGCCATTCCGCAACCGGCGGCCGATGAGGTCTTGATCAAAGTATACGCAAGTGCGGTTAACCCTGTCGATCAAAAAATTGTGGCAGGCGAGGCACAGGAAAAGTTCCCCACTAAATTCCCATTGACTATCGGCTGGGACGTTTCGGGCGTAATTGAGCAGGCCGGTAACCAGGTGCGCAATTTCAGTATCGGTGACGAAGTTTACGGAAGACCTTTCCCTACCATCAATGGCGCATTTGCCGAGTATTTAGTTATTAAAGCCGATCAGATTGCATTAAAACCTAAAAGCATTGATCACGTCAATGCCGCAGCGGTTCCACTGGCCGGCTTAACGGCCTGGCAGGGGCTTTTTAAATTCGGCAAACTGGAAAAAGGCCAACGCGTATTGATCCATGCGGCGTCCGGTGGCGTTGGCAGCTTTGCCGTGCAATTTGCTAAATGGAAAGGTGCCTATGTCATTGGAACAGGTTCAGGTGAAAATCTTAGCTTTATTAAGCAGTTAGGGGCCGATGAGGCCATCAACTATAAGGAAGAAAGCTTTGAAGAAAAAGTGAGCGACATCGATCTGGTATTTGATCTGATCGGAAAAGATACACAGCAGCGCTCCCTTCAGGTGATCAAACCCGGTGGTCGTTTAATTACCACGATTATGCCGCAATTCAAAGATGAAGCTAAAAAAAAGCAGATCCAACTGGCAGGTTTTACAGCGCAATCTTATCCTGAGGATCTGGAGCAAATTGCAGATCTGATCGATCAGGGCATCGTTAATCCGGTCGTATCAAGTGTGCTTAGCCTGGAAGGTGCCAGAAAAGCCGAAATGTTAAGCGCTGAAGGCAACACACGAGGTAAAATCGTTATTAAAGTCGTTTAA
- a CDS encoding ArnT family glycosyltransferase: MKNTIELSKLSPLQIIIVFFVLQLVVTLLSNGFVLSFDESVWHYIGRNWFRNGLVPYSGGADNKSPFIFVIYGLSDQLFGVNYWFVRITGTLCQSIGIYYVYKITKTLSSHEIGLVAISFYGLSLLWHSTGGVYVAFTETFEVMFLVIALYQFLTACLIKELIISGLVGGIAIDFRLTAAFGILSMFVVLIRRKQLNECFYLLLGTLSGLFILLGFCLLAGIDLSQLGTNALTDNFGKGGVTSHSLKYETENLLDKFIFSPMFLFYPLTLVYVLVMKQLDIFVLWCISTFVAISIIGLFDVVHLKDILPSLSIMNAIAVAKLIERYKHRVSFNFILVSVWVIFFPMLKEPFYNLQLLLGHDDKKIAYNVKPYVNPSESDRKLLGEWVKKNTKSTDFVFVHGYGTQIQAYSERISPTIYFFSVIQTPQAKARLRNDLALNKPEMILIPMFPQYVSLVSSDTRKFVNEMLIRDYYLERSLYNYKIYRRVHHYKHH, translated from the coding sequence ATGAAAAATACGATTGAATTATCTAAGCTTTCTCCATTACAAATCATCATTGTTTTTTTTGTACTGCAATTAGTTGTCACTCTACTCAGCAACGGCTTTGTTTTATCGTTCGATGAATCGGTATGGCATTACATCGGCAGAAATTGGTTTAGAAACGGATTAGTTCCATATTCGGGAGGAGCAGATAATAAGTCGCCATTTATATTTGTGATCTACGGTTTATCGGACCAGTTATTTGGGGTGAATTACTGGTTCGTGAGAATAACGGGTACTTTATGCCAATCTATTGGTATATATTATGTTTATAAAATTACAAAAACATTGTCCAGTCACGAGATTGGCCTGGTGGCTATTTCTTTTTATGGATTGTCTTTGTTATGGCATTCGACAGGCGGTGTGTATGTGGCGTTTACAGAAACATTTGAAGTGATGTTTTTAGTCATCGCTTTATACCAATTCTTGACTGCATGTTTAATAAAAGAGTTAATCATCAGCGGACTTGTAGGCGGAATTGCCATTGATTTTCGTTTGACCGCTGCATTTGGAATTCTTTCTATGTTCGTTGTGCTTATCAGGCGCAAGCAGTTAAACGAATGCTTTTACCTTTTGCTGGGCACATTAAGTGGCTTGTTCATCTTATTAGGCTTTTGCCTTCTCGCAGGAATAGATCTAAGCCAATTAGGAACTAATGCCTTGACAGACAACTTTGGGAAGGGGGGCGTCACATCACACTCACTTAAATATGAGACGGAAAATCTGCTTGACAAATTTATTTTCTCACCAATGTTTTTATTTTACCCGCTTACCCTGGTGTATGTATTGGTGATGAAACAACTTGATATTTTTGTATTGTGGTGTATTTCCACATTTGTTGCTATTTCGATTATCGGTCTTTTCGATGTTGTTCACCTAAAAGACATATTGCCTTCTTTGTCGATTATGAACGCTATTGCCGTAGCTAAGTTAATCGAAAGGTACAAGCACCGTGTTTCATTTAACTTCATTTTAGTGTCTGTTTGGGTAATTTTCTTTCCGATGTTAAAGGAGCCTTTTTACAACTTACAGCTACTATTGGGTCATGACGACAAAAAAATCGCATATAACGTAAAACCTTATGTTAACCCAAGTGAAAGTGACCGTAAATTACTTGGAGAATGGGTGAAGAAGAATACTAAGAGTACCGATTTTGTTTTTGTCCATGGCTATGGAACACAGATACAAGCCTATTCAGAAAGAATTTCACCAACCATCTATTTTTTTAGTGTAATCCAAACGCCACAGGCGAAAGCTCGGTTACGCAATGATCTGGCCCTAAACAAACCTGAAATGATTTTAATACCTATGTTCCCGCAATACGTAAGCCTTGTAAGTTCGGATACAAGAAAATTCGTAAATGAAATGTTGATCAGAGATTATTACCTTGAGAGGTCGCTTTATAATTACAAGATTTATCGACGGGTGCATCATTATAAACACCATTGA